The genomic DNA CTGGCCCGCTCGACCTGACCGGCATCTCGCCGCAGGAGGGCATCTCGGGGTTCGCCTCGGGGGCGACGATCACGGTGCTGGCGATGTTCATCCTGAGCGCCGGCGTCCAGCGGACGGGCGTGGTCCAGATCCTCGGCCGCAAACTGGCGGCCCTGACCGGCGACAGCGAGGTCCGGCAACTGGGCGCCACCATCGGCGCCGTCGGGCCCATCTCCGGGTTCATCAACAACACCGCCGCCGTCGCCATCCTGCTGCCGATGGTGACCGACATCGCCCACGAGGGGAAGACCTCGCCGTCGAAACTGCTGCTCCCGCTCTCGTACGCCTCGATGTTCGGCGGCACCCTCACCCTCATCGGCACCTCGACCAACATCCTCGCCAGCGAGGTGGCCGCCGACCTGGGCGTGCCGAACGCGCCGTTCTCGATGTTCCAGTTCACCGCGCTCGGCATCGTCGTCAGTATCGCGGGCACCATCTACCTGTTCACGCTGGGGAACTACCTCACGCCCGAGCGCATCAAGGCCCGCGAGGATCTGACCGAGGAGTTCGAGATGGGCGAGTACCTGACGGAGGTGACGGTGCGGGAGGACTCGCCCATCGTCGGCGACACCATCCGCGACGCGCTGGTGGAGACGGACTTCGACGTCGACATCGTCCAGCTCATCCGGGGCAACGAGGTGTTCCTCGAGCCGCTCGGGCCGAAGACCATCCAGGCCGGCGACATCTTCGCGTTGCGGACCGACCGGGACACCCTGGTCGAGATCATGGACGTCGACGGCCTGGACCTCGTCGCGCGCACCGTCGACGAGGCCGAACTGGAGGCCGCCGAGGAGGAGGCGAACAACCTCGTCGAGGTCGTGGTCGCGCCCGGCTCCTTCCTCGTCGGCGAGACGCTCGCGTCGACGAACTTCCGCCAGCGCTACGACGCGACGGTGCTGGCGTTCCGGCGCGGCCCCGAACTCATCCGACAGCGGATGGACCGCACCCGTCTCAAGGTGGGTGACACGCTGCTCATCCAGGCGACCGCCGACTCCATCGAGCGGCTCGCCGACCGTCGGGACTTCATCATCGCCCAGGAGGTCGAGCGCCCGGACTTCCGCCAGTCGCGCATCCCGGTCGCGGTGGGCATCGTCGGCGTCGTCGTCGGCGTCGCCGCGCTCGATATCCTCCCCATCGTCGTCTCGGCGCTCGCGGGCGCGCTCCTGATGGTCCTCACCGGCTGCCTGAAACCGACCGAGGTGTACGAGGACGTCCAGTGGGACGTCATCTTCCTGCTCGCGGGCGTCATCCCGCTCGGTCTGGCGATGGAGGAGACCGGCGGCGCCGACTTCATCGCCGAGGGCATCGTCATGTCGGCGGGCTCGCTCCCGCTCGTCGTCGTCCTCGGCCTGATGTACGTCGTCACCGCCACGCTCACCAACATCATCTCCAACAACGCGGCCGTGGTGCTGATGATTCCGGTCGCGTTCGAGGCCGCCACGCAGATCGGTGCCTCGGCCTACGCGTTCGTCCTGGCCGTGACGTTCGCCGCCTCGACGGCCTTCATGACGCCGGTCGGCTACCAGACCAACCTCTTCGTCTACGGTCCCGGCGGCTACCGGTTCACCGACTACCTCAAGGTGGGGACGCCCCTGCAGGTGCTGCTCGCCGTGGTGACGACGGTCGGCATCACGGTGCTGGTCGGGGTGTAGTGGCCCGCCGGGAGCGAAACGCTTTCCACCGCGCTCGCAGAAGCAGTAGCCGCGGGACCGTGGGTTAGCATGGTATACTTCGGGCCTTGGGTGCCCGTGACCCCAGTTCAAATCTGGGCGGTCCCATCCGTATTTATGCGTTTCAGCGTTTCTGCGCCACATATAGTGGTGAGTATACCCCTCGGAGAGATGCCAGTCCTGCCCGGCGAGGGCGTCGGGGCCGCCCTCGAGACGCGGGGATCTCGCCCGGTACCTGCCTCGCCGGCCGTCGC from Haloglomus litoreum includes the following:
- a CDS encoding SLC13 family permease, with amino-acid sequence MLAVFAIIVVALVLFATEPVPIDITAIGVMVSLMVLGTAGPLDLTGISPQEGISGFASGATITVLAMFILSAGVQRTGVVQILGRKLAALTGDSEVRQLGATIGAVGPISGFINNTAAVAILLPMVTDIAHEGKTSPSKLLLPLSYASMFGGTLTLIGTSTNILASEVAADLGVPNAPFSMFQFTALGIVVSIAGTIYLFTLGNYLTPERIKAREDLTEEFEMGEYLTEVTVREDSPIVGDTIRDALVETDFDVDIVQLIRGNEVFLEPLGPKTIQAGDIFALRTDRDTLVEIMDVDGLDLVARTVDEAELEAAEEEANNLVEVVVAPGSFLVGETLASTNFRQRYDATVLAFRRGPELIRQRMDRTRLKVGDTLLIQATADSIERLADRRDFIIAQEVERPDFRQSRIPVAVGIVGVVVGVAALDILPIVVSALAGALLMVLTGCLKPTEVYEDVQWDVIFLLAGVIPLGLAMEETGGADFIAEGIVMSAGSLPLVVVLGLMYVVTATLTNIISNNAAVVLMIPVAFEAATQIGASAYAFVLAVTFAASTAFMTPVGYQTNLFVYGPGGYRFTDYLKVGTPLQVLLAVVTTVGITVLVGV